TGGTGTTCAGATCCCCGACTTCTTTAAGAAGTCGGGGATCTAGCAGCCCTTCAAAATCAATGGGACAGACCACTATTGTCAAGGTAGTTGTAAAGGTGGCTGAATTTAACAAGCCAGCAATTGAGGACATCTTTACAGCTTATGCCCTGAGAGCTTTTTTACTCAACTTGAAACTTTTCAAACATCCTCTAAGACTAAGTAGATGGTAAACCTTTTCTTGTGCTAGTTCTCGAACGCGAAGTTTAACCATTGATATTAATTATCAAAATTTTGTGTAAATTTGACTACTTAAATAAAAAATAAATATAAAAACAAAATTAAAAATTATCTGAATAGTTAAGGATAATTTTATTATTTTGTTACTTGTATTAACTTACAGGGTTATAAAGGCGATCGCCTTTATAACCCTAAAGAGACACGATATATCTATAGTTTTTAATATATCGCGTCTCTCAGTCTAATTACAGATTAGCTGCGTTAATCACTCCATAACCCCATTTATCATCAAATGTGCCTGCGGGTTTGCCAGGAATTGCACTATTTTTACGTAGCAAGTCTTTCACAGCAGCCGGATCGAGTTTAGGATCTCGCTGCAACAGCAGTGCTACTAACCCACTAACAAACGGTGTCGCCATACTCGTACCAGCCTGAACCACAAACTTGGAATTAATCATCGATGAGCGGTCAAAATTAGCATCGGCGGAAAGCGTGGAAATAATCATCGCTCCTGGTGCTGCTACATCGGGCTTCTGCCCATCAGTGCGTAGAGGTCCTTCACTACTGAATTCCGAAATAGTATCCAATTCTAAGCCCATTTCTCGCACTTGGCCATCAATATCTGTGTACTTGGTTTTAGTAGTATAGGCGGCAACTGTAATTGCACTGCTGGCGGCTCCCGGCGAACCAATTTTTAAGGCATCCTTGACACTTTTACCTGTAAAAAACACTGATGAACTATCATCTAGTGTCCACACATTTAAACATGTGTCAGTTGAAGAAGTATTGCGGACTCGCAGTTGCCAAACACCTCCCATGACTTGCGAGGGGCCAATACCGCGTATTTGCACAAAGAAATTATGGTCGCCGTTGGCTTGGTCTGGCGCTGGTGTCGCTAATTGCACCCGTGCATCTGGTAACTGGTAATCTTGGGCGGAATTACCGTCAGTAATTATTTTTTGAAAGGGGGTGACAAAACCGTTAGGACTCCGCACAGATACTTCTAATTCGCTGTCTTTGGCATACCAAGCGTTTAACCAAACGATGCCTACTTGATTCAAAGGAACATTGAAGCGCATACCACGAGTGCGTCCACTGGGTATGGTCGCTTGTCCATGAATGTTATCGTTTCCTTCGTTACCAACAGCACAGCAAACTATTCTTCCAGGACCAGTTTCGGCATCGATAACTTTGGATAGGGAATCGCTACCATCATGAGCATCAGCGTGTCCGCCCAAGCTGAGATTTACCACTGCTGGGCGTCCCAACTCCCTAGCAACTCGGAAAATGTAACGCACACCATCTGCAATGTGGGCATCCTGTAAATCTGACCTGACGACAACTAATTCTGCTTCTGGTGCGACACCGCCATAACTAGCATCGGCACCAGCGGCAATGCCAGCGACGTGAGTACCATGACCGCCAGTATCCTGAGAAACTGTCAGTTGCGCTCCGCTAAATTCAGCCCCATAGCCGCCCTCTGTGACTCCTGGACCTGGCAATGTTTGATCCCAAATGTGTAAAATTCGTCCAGCAAAGGCGGGGTGTTTCGGATCGATACCACTGTCTATAATGCCGATAATTACTCCTTTACCAGTCAATCCGGTTTGATTCTTAAATTCCGGCAGTTTGACTGTTTCCATTGCAGTATCCATCCTCAAATGAAGTTTGCGTGATGGCTTAATCCGCTGAATCACATCTTCTTCAGATAAGACATCTAAACTATCTATGGGTAAGAAAGCTGTCCGCACACTCCCAGAGTTTTGATTGACTTCAATATTATATTGTGATAGATAACTTAAGTCTGCAT
This portion of the Nostoc sp. GT001 genome encodes:
- a CDS encoding S8 family peptidase translates to MRHEKLSPGLLLAFQDYQNEGDQALVTHKRSLGIIAHKSPVKPTKSVVFIYCDPDADLSYLSQYNIEVNQNSGSVRTAFLPIDSLDVLSEEDVIQRIKPSRKLHLRMDTAMETVKLPEFKNQTGLTGKGVIIGIIDSGIDPKHPAFAGRILHIWDQTLPGPGVTEGGYGAEFSGAQLTVSQDTGGHGTHVAGIAAGADASYGGVAPEAELVVVRSDLQDAHIADGVRYIFRVARELGRPAVVNLSLGGHADAHDGSDSLSKVIDAETGPGRIVCCAVGNEGNDNIHGQATIPSGRTRGMRFNVPLNQVGIVWLNAWYAKDSELEVSVRSPNGFVTPFQKIITDGNSAQDYQLPDARVQLATPAPDQANGDHNFFVQIRGIGPSQVMGGVWQLRVRNTSSTDTCLNVWTLDDSSSVFFTGKSVKDALKIGSPGAASSAITVAAYTTKTKYTDIDGQVREMGLELDTISEFSSEGPLRTDGQKPDVAAPGAMIISTLSADANFDRSSMINSKFVVQAGTSMATPFVSGLVALLLQRDPKLDPAAVKDLLRKNSAIPGKPAGTFDDKWGYGVINAANL